One segment of Thunnus thynnus chromosome 19, fThuThy2.1, whole genome shotgun sequence DNA contains the following:
- the si:dkey-200l5.4 gene encoding uncharacterized protein si:dkey-200l5.4 isoform X1 gives MRFLVPLFVFLAVAVFQSALSASLESAEKEEKVAPYDGLAELQKIDQMEFEAAQKSEAAQMNVTEEQNEDGRYLEAAQDDSVEERIEAEDDNTAEGGGNSDVAAHEESSSTESSEEADGRQRRENHEAVTETVSNLEELSKDSTKEKDVLE, from the exons ATGAGATTTCTAGTGCCGCTGTTTGTTTTCCTCGCTGTGGCAGTGTTTCAGTCTG ctctctctgcatctctggAATCggcagaaaaagaggaaaaagttgCTCCGTACG ATGGGCTAGCTGAACTGCAAAAAATAG ATCAGATGGAGTTTGAGGCTGCTCAAAAGAGTGAAGCCGCCCAGATGAATG TTACAGAGGAGCAGAATGAAGATGGACGCTACCTTG AGGCTGCTCAAGATGACTCTG TGGAGGAGCGTATCGAAGCTGAGGATGACAACACAG CAGAGGGAGGCGGGAACTCTGACGTAGCAGCTCATGAGG AgtcctcctccacagagtcctcTGAGGAAGCAGATG GGAGACAGAGGCGGG AGAACCATGAAGCAGTTACAGAGACTGTGAGCAATTTGG AGGAACTCAGTAAGGATTCAACCAAGGAAAAAG ATGTACTGGAGTGA
- the si:dkey-200l5.4 gene encoding uncharacterized protein si:dkey-200l5.4 isoform X3: MRFLVPLFVFLAVAVFQSALSASLESAEKEEKVAPYDGLAELQKIDQMEFEAAQKSEAAQMNVTEEQNEDGRYLEAAQDDSVEERIEAEDDNTAEGGGNSDVAAHEESSSTESSEEADENHEAVTETVSNLEELSKDSTKEKDVLE, from the exons ATGAGATTTCTAGTGCCGCTGTTTGTTTTCCTCGCTGTGGCAGTGTTTCAGTCTG ctctctctgcatctctggAATCggcagaaaaagaggaaaaagttgCTCCGTACG ATGGGCTAGCTGAACTGCAAAAAATAG ATCAGATGGAGTTTGAGGCTGCTCAAAAGAGTGAAGCCGCCCAGATGAATG TTACAGAGGAGCAGAATGAAGATGGACGCTACCTTG AGGCTGCTCAAGATGACTCTG TGGAGGAGCGTATCGAAGCTGAGGATGACAACACAG CAGAGGGAGGCGGGAACTCTGACGTAGCAGCTCATGAGG AgtcctcctccacagagtcctcTGAGGAAGCAGATG AGAACCATGAAGCAGTTACAGAGACTGTGAGCAATTTGG AGGAACTCAGTAAGGATTCAACCAAGGAAAAAG ATGTACTGGAGTGA
- the si:dkey-200l5.4 gene encoding uncharacterized protein si:dkey-200l5.4 isoform X2 has translation MRFLVPLFVFLAVAVFQSALSASLESAEKEEKVAPYDGLAELQKIDQMEFEAAQKSEAAQMNVTEEQNEDGRYLEAAQDDSVEERIEAEDDNTEGGGNSDVAAHEESSSTESSEEADGRQRRENHEAVTETVSNLEELSKDSTKEKDVLE, from the exons ATGAGATTTCTAGTGCCGCTGTTTGTTTTCCTCGCTGTGGCAGTGTTTCAGTCTG ctctctctgcatctctggAATCggcagaaaaagaggaaaaagttgCTCCGTACG ATGGGCTAGCTGAACTGCAAAAAATAG ATCAGATGGAGTTTGAGGCTGCTCAAAAGAGTGAAGCCGCCCAGATGAATG TTACAGAGGAGCAGAATGAAGATGGACGCTACCTTG AGGCTGCTCAAGATGACTCTG TGGAGGAGCGTATCGAAGCTGAGGATGACAACACAG AGGGAGGCGGGAACTCTGACGTAGCAGCTCATGAGG AgtcctcctccacagagtcctcTGAGGAAGCAGATG GGAGACAGAGGCGGG AGAACCATGAAGCAGTTACAGAGACTGTGAGCAATTTGG AGGAACTCAGTAAGGATTCAACCAAGGAAAAAG ATGTACTGGAGTGA
- the si:dkey-200l5.4 gene encoding uncharacterized protein si:dkey-200l5.4 isoform X4, protein MRFLVPLFVFLAVAVFQSALSASLESAEKEEKVAPYDGLAELQKIDQMEFEAAQKSEAAQMNVTEEQNEDGRYLEAAQDDSVEERIEAEDDNTEGGGNSDVAAHEESSSTESSEEADENHEAVTETVSNLEELSKDSTKEKDVLE, encoded by the exons ATGAGATTTCTAGTGCCGCTGTTTGTTTTCCTCGCTGTGGCAGTGTTTCAGTCTG ctctctctgcatctctggAATCggcagaaaaagaggaaaaagttgCTCCGTACG ATGGGCTAGCTGAACTGCAAAAAATAG ATCAGATGGAGTTTGAGGCTGCTCAAAAGAGTGAAGCCGCCCAGATGAATG TTACAGAGGAGCAGAATGAAGATGGACGCTACCTTG AGGCTGCTCAAGATGACTCTG TGGAGGAGCGTATCGAAGCTGAGGATGACAACACAG AGGGAGGCGGGAACTCTGACGTAGCAGCTCATGAGG AgtcctcctccacagagtcctcTGAGGAAGCAGATG AGAACCATGAAGCAGTTACAGAGACTGTGAGCAATTTGG AGGAACTCAGTAAGGATTCAACCAAGGAAAAAG ATGTACTGGAGTGA